The Phoenix dactylifera cultivar Barhee BC4 chromosome 15, palm_55x_up_171113_PBpolish2nd_filt_p, whole genome shotgun sequence genome contains a region encoding:
- the LOC103707403 gene encoding probable WRKY transcription factor 4 isoform X2 → MAENHGGGGGEAAAPRAGPPRRPSISLPPRSAYESLFQGGAAGGGGPSEVSPGPLTLVSSFFAEDADSGFQSFTQLLQGAMNSPVGAAPPRRPIGQEEKEAERASRGGVERREEGGLGRQNRPPGLDIAQPPQIFAVPPGLSPTCLLGSPALFSPGVALAQVTAQAAQFQFKVLNHAEYPSCLSVATATSLAQDNVTPIQEMSTLTSNTDNNTLKSTEGPHSDRRSQPTAVIVDKPADDGYNWRKYGQKMVKGSEYPRSYYRCTHPNCPVKKKVEHSLDGQITEIIYKGQHNHRQPQPNKHAKEGGTLPSGSNEFNGNAGIPANSEPGSLVYPGNFSRSNETMAAPSASKGDYGTAEQLSGASDSEEAGNVELRTDEGGDDDPDSKRRNISASSQRTVAEPRIIVQTTSEVDLLDDGYRWRKYGQKVVKGNPHPRSYYKCTYAGCNVRKHIERAPTDPKAVITTYEGKHNHDVPAARNSSHNTASASVTSKCLQPKTQYTISNNQASLKIKDYRNSDQRPVAVLELKEEHEIT, encoded by the exons ATGGCGGAGAACCATGGTGGCGGTGGCGGAGAAGCGGCGGCCCCCAGGGCTGGCCCGCCGCGGCGGCCCAGCATCTCCCTCCCGCCCCGCTCTGCCTACGAGTCCCTCTTCCAGGGCGGCGCCGCTGGCGGTGGGGGCCCGTCGGAGGTCAGCCCAGGCCCGCTGACGCTGGTGTCGAGCTTCTTCGCCGAGGACGCCGACTCGGGGTTCCAATCCTTCACGCAGCTACTTCAGGGGGCGATGAATTCCCCCGTGGGAGCGGCGCCGCCCCGGCGGCCGATTGggcaggaggagaaggaggcggAGAGGGCTTCGAGGGGTGGTgtggagagaagagaggagggtggGTTGGGGCGGCAGAACCGGCCTCCGGGCCTGGACATAGCTCAGCCTCCTCAGATCTTCGCGGTGCCGCCAGGACTCAGCCCAACTTGTTTGCTGGGTTCTCCTGCTCTCTTTTCACCCGGTGTG GCGCTGGCCCAAGTCACAGCCCAGGCTGCCCAGTTTCAGTTTAAAGTGCTCAATCATGCTGAATATCCATCTTGCCTTTCAGTGGCAACAGCTACATCCTTGGCACAAGACAATGTGACACCAATCCAAGAAATGTCGACTCTGACATCAAACACCGATAATAACACCTTGAAATCCACAGAGGGTCCTCATTCTGATCGGAGATCTCAACCTACAGCCGTTATTGTTGATAAACCTGCTGATGATGGCTATAATTGGAGAAAATATGGACAGAAGATGGTGAAGGGCAGTGAATATCCTCGTAGCTACTACAGATGTACGCATCCAAACTGTCCAGTTAAGAAAAAGGTGGAGCACTCCCTTGATGGccaaataactgagataatctATAAGGGTCAACACAATCATCGGCAGCCCCAACCAAATAAGCATGCCAAGGAAGGTGGTACTTTGCCAAGTGGGTCTAATGAATTTAACGGGAATGCTGGTATTCCTGCTAACTCTGAACCAGGTTCCCTGGTTTACCCTGGAAACTTCAGCAGATCAAATGAGACTATGGCTGCTCCTTCAGCATCTAAGGGAGATTATGGAACAGCTGAACAATTATCTGGTGCTAGCGACAGTGAAGAAGCGGGCAATGTTGAACTGAGAACAGATGAAGGTGGTGATGACGACCCTGATTCTAAAAGAAG GAACATATCAGCTTCTTCACAAAGGACAGTGGCAGAACCTAGGATCATTGTTCAGACAACAAGTGAGGTTGATCTTCTGGATGATGGTTATAGGTGGCGCAAGTATGGGCAGAAAGTGGTAAAAGGAAATCCTCACCCAAG GAGCTATTACAAGTGCACTTATGCGGGATGCAATGTCAGGAAGCATATAGAGAGAGCTCCAACAGACCCTAAGGCTGTTATAACAACATATGAGGGGAAACATAACCATGATGTACCTGCTGCCAGAAACAGCAGCCATAACACAGCTAGCGCCAGTGTTACTTCCAAGTGCTTACAACCAAAAACACAATATACCATATCCAATAATCAAGCCTCACTTAAGATAAAAGACTACAGAAACAGTGATCAGAGACCAGTTGCAGTTCTAGAGCTGAAAGAAGAGCATGAAATCACTTAA
- the LOC103707403 gene encoding probable WRKY transcription factor 4 isoform X1, whose translation MAENHGGGGGEAAAPRAGPPRRPSISLPPRSAYESLFQGGAAGGGGPSEVSPGPLTLVSSFFAEDADSGFQSFTQLLQGAMNSPVGAAPPRRPIGQEEKEAERASRGGVERREEGGLGRQNRPPGLDIAQPPQIFAVPPGLSPTCLLGSPALFSPGVGNFGMSHQQALAQVTAQAAQFQFKVLNHAEYPSCLSVATATSLAQDNVTPIQEMSTLTSNTDNNTLKSTEGPHSDRRSQPTAVIVDKPADDGYNWRKYGQKMVKGSEYPRSYYRCTHPNCPVKKKVEHSLDGQITEIIYKGQHNHRQPQPNKHAKEGGTLPSGSNEFNGNAGIPANSEPGSLVYPGNFSRSNETMAAPSASKGDYGTAEQLSGASDSEEAGNVELRTDEGGDDDPDSKRRNISASSQRTVAEPRIIVQTTSEVDLLDDGYRWRKYGQKVVKGNPHPRSYYKCTYAGCNVRKHIERAPTDPKAVITTYEGKHNHDVPAARNSSHNTASASVTSKCLQPKTQYTISNNQASLKIKDYRNSDQRPVAVLELKEEHEIT comes from the exons ATGGCGGAGAACCATGGTGGCGGTGGCGGAGAAGCGGCGGCCCCCAGGGCTGGCCCGCCGCGGCGGCCCAGCATCTCCCTCCCGCCCCGCTCTGCCTACGAGTCCCTCTTCCAGGGCGGCGCCGCTGGCGGTGGGGGCCCGTCGGAGGTCAGCCCAGGCCCGCTGACGCTGGTGTCGAGCTTCTTCGCCGAGGACGCCGACTCGGGGTTCCAATCCTTCACGCAGCTACTTCAGGGGGCGATGAATTCCCCCGTGGGAGCGGCGCCGCCCCGGCGGCCGATTGggcaggaggagaaggaggcggAGAGGGCTTCGAGGGGTGGTgtggagagaagagaggagggtggGTTGGGGCGGCAGAACCGGCCTCCGGGCCTGGACATAGCTCAGCCTCCTCAGATCTTCGCGGTGCCGCCAGGACTCAGCCCAACTTGTTTGCTGGGTTCTCCTGCTCTCTTTTCACCCGGTGTG GGGAACTTTGGAATGTCCCATCAACAGGCGCTGGCCCAAGTCACAGCCCAGGCTGCCCAGTTTCAGTTTAAAGTGCTCAATCATGCTGAATATCCATCTTGCCTTTCAGTGGCAACAGCTACATCCTTGGCACAAGACAATGTGACACCAATCCAAGAAATGTCGACTCTGACATCAAACACCGATAATAACACCTTGAAATCCACAGAGGGTCCTCATTCTGATCGGAGATCTCAACCTACAGCCGTTATTGTTGATAAACCTGCTGATGATGGCTATAATTGGAGAAAATATGGACAGAAGATGGTGAAGGGCAGTGAATATCCTCGTAGCTACTACAGATGTACGCATCCAAACTGTCCAGTTAAGAAAAAGGTGGAGCACTCCCTTGATGGccaaataactgagataatctATAAGGGTCAACACAATCATCGGCAGCCCCAACCAAATAAGCATGCCAAGGAAGGTGGTACTTTGCCAAGTGGGTCTAATGAATTTAACGGGAATGCTGGTATTCCTGCTAACTCTGAACCAGGTTCCCTGGTTTACCCTGGAAACTTCAGCAGATCAAATGAGACTATGGCTGCTCCTTCAGCATCTAAGGGAGATTATGGAACAGCTGAACAATTATCTGGTGCTAGCGACAGTGAAGAAGCGGGCAATGTTGAACTGAGAACAGATGAAGGTGGTGATGACGACCCTGATTCTAAAAGAAG GAACATATCAGCTTCTTCACAAAGGACAGTGGCAGAACCTAGGATCATTGTTCAGACAACAAGTGAGGTTGATCTTCTGGATGATGGTTATAGGTGGCGCAAGTATGGGCAGAAAGTGGTAAAAGGAAATCCTCACCCAAG GAGCTATTACAAGTGCACTTATGCGGGATGCAATGTCAGGAAGCATATAGAGAGAGCTCCAACAGACCCTAAGGCTGTTATAACAACATATGAGGGGAAACATAACCATGATGTACCTGCTGCCAGAAACAGCAGCCATAACACAGCTAGCGCCAGTGTTACTTCCAAGTGCTTACAACCAAAAACACAATATACCATATCCAATAATCAAGCCTCACTTAAGATAAAAGACTACAGAAACAGTGATCAGAGACCAGTTGCAGTTCTAGAGCTGAAAGAAGAGCATGAAATCACTTAA
- the LOC103707404 gene encoding protein IMPAIRED IN BABA-INDUCED STERILITY 1-like isoform X1: MGCVASKKAVSVTPAVDSSGVLRYHRQGSGAASASSSRRHRAGEARSEKEEERDRREPGDSGKVSVKSTSLRSFRLGSLANSLQGEQVAAGWPAWLSAVAGEAIQGWVPLKADSFEKLEKIGQGTYSSVFRARDLDTGKIVALKKVRFDNFEPESVRFMAREILILRRLDHPNVVKLEGLITSRMSCSLYLVFEYMDHDLAGLCSSPEIKLSEPQIKCYMHQLLSGLEHCHLRGVIHRDIKGANLLVNNEGVLKIADFGLANFCRPGHKQPLTSRVVTLWYRPPELLLGSTDYEATVDLWSVGCVFAELFLRKPILQGRTEVEQLHKIFKLCGSPEDEYWKKSKLPHPTIFKPHHPYESCLPEAFKDLPASAVGLLDVFLSVEPCRRGTASTALASVYFRTMPYACDPSSLPTYPPNKEIDAKSREELCRRRVVSRGRGVEATRRPTRAQRPPQEPSMLSKVADQPEELQINTHGVNKNDVKQDLNRVNGEIRLFADLQPVPAINPPKEGRHVKNYSQEDYSFTGPLHVSVSSAFAWARNQKEGCAQVRSHSRSNSRSHLSGAMDPSCNLRTENAHDLKGQANGNGYEAHADSKGHEPRALAKQANLKKWTQLERPDSFDSSDMFHSQDLSEAVYMRDGASSKYSNLGYQDQVDRIEFSGPLLSQSHKVDELLEKHERHIRRVVRKSWFLRGKKPRK, encoded by the exons ATGGGCTGCGTCGCATCGAAAAAGGCGGTCTCCGTGACCCCGGCCGTGGACTCGTCGGGCGTGCTGAGGTACCACAGGCAGGGATCGGGTGCGGCCTCGGCCTCTTCCTCGCGGCGGCACCGGGCCGGGGAGGCGCGttcggagaaggaggaggaacggGATCGACGGGAGCCCGGGGACTCTGGGAAGGTGAGCGTGAAGAGCACTAGCTTGCGGAGCTTTCGGCTGGGGAGTCTCGCCAATAGTCTTCAAGGGGAGCAGGTTGCTGCCGGATGGCCGGCTTGGCTCAGCGCCGTCGCCGGCGAGGCCATTCAGGGATGGGTGCCACTCAAAGCTGACTCCTTTGAGAAATTGGAGAAG ATTGGACAAGGTACCTATAGCAGTGTATTCAGAGCGCGTGATCTTGACACAGGAAAGATTGTTGCCTTAAAGAAGGTGCGGTTTGACAATTTTGAGCCAGAGAGTGTTAGGTTTATGGCAAGAGAGATACTCATACTTCGCAGGCTTGACCATCCAAATGTTGTGAAATTGGAGGGATTGATTACTTCTCGGATGTCATGTAGTTTATATCTTGTATTTGAATATATGGATCATGATCTTGCAGGACTGTGTTCTTCTCCTGAGATCAAATTAAGTGAACCGCAG ATCAAGTGCTACATGCACCAGTTACTCTCTGGACTTGAACATTGCCATTTACGTGGTGTCATTCATCGTGACATCAAGGGTGCGAATCTTCTAGTTAATAACGAAGGAGTTCTGAAAATTGCTGATTTCGGTCTGGCAAACTTTTGCAGACCTGGACATAAGCAACCACTAACTAGCCGTGTTGTGACTCTATGGTATCGACCGCCTGAACTTCTGCTGGGTTCAACAGACTATGAAGCAACTGTCGATTTGTGGAGCGTTGGTTGTGTATTTGCTGAACTTTTTCTCAGGAAACCTATCTTGCAGGGCAGAACTGAG GTTGAACAATTACACAAAATCTTTAAGCTTTGTGGTTCCCCGGAAGATGAGTACTGGAAGAAGTCCAAGTTGCCTCATCCAACAATATTCAAACCTCATCATCCTTATGAGAGTTGCCTCCCAGAGGCATTTAAAGATTTACCAGCAAGTGCTGTTGGTTTGTTGGATGTTTTTCTGTCAGTTGAACCTTGTAGGCGTGGCACTGCCTCAACTGCTCTTGCTTCTGTG TATTTCAGAACAATGCCATATGCATGTGATCCATCAAGCTTGCCAACATACCCACCTAACAAGGAGATTGATGCAAAAAGTCGTGAGGAGCTCTGCAG GAGAAGGGTTGTCAGCAGAGGACGTGGAGTAGAAGCAACAAGAAGACCAACAAGAGCACAGAGACCTCCACAAGAACCGAGTATGCTCAGTAAAGTAGCAGATCAACCAGAG gaGTTGCAGATCAATACTCATGGAGTCAATAAAAATGATGTAAAACAAGACCTTAATAGAGTAAATGGTGAAATTAGATTGTTCGCAGATCTGCAGCCAGTGCCAGCAATTAATCCTCCAAAAGAAGGGCGGCATGTAAAGAACTACTCCCAAGAGGATTATTCTTTCACAGGGCCCTTGCATGTTTCTGTTTCTAGTGCCTTTGCATGGGCAAGAAaccagaaagaaggctgcgcaCAAGTTAGATCTCACAGCAGGTCTAACTCAAGAAGTCATCTTTCTGGTGCCATGGATCCATCTTGTAACCTGCGAACCGAAAATGCTCATGACTTGAAGGGACAAGCAAATGGAAATGGATATGAGGCCCATGCTGATTCCAAAGGACATGAGCCACGTGCATTGGCAAAACAAGCAAATTTGAAGAAGTGGACCCAGTTAGAACGACCAGATTCATTTGATTCCTCTGACATGTTCCATTCTCAAGATCTGTCAGAAGCAGTTTACATGAGAGATGGAGCGTCATCAAAATATAGCAACTTG GGCTATCAGGATCAAGTTGACAGAATTGAGTTCTCAGGGCCTTTGTTGTCTCAATCACATAAGGTTGATGAACTTTTGGAGAAGCATGAACGCCACATCCGCCGAGTAGTTCGTAAATCATGGTTCCTAAGAG GAAAGAAGCCAAGAAAGTAG
- the LOC103707404 gene encoding protein IMPAIRED IN BABA-INDUCED STERILITY 1-like isoform X2 — MGCVASKKAVSVTPAVDSSGVLRYHRQGSGAASASSSRRHRAGEARSEKEEERDRREPGDSGKVSVKSTSLRSFRLGSLANSLQGEQVAAGWPAWLSAVAGEAIQGWVPLKADSFEKLEKIGQGTYSSVFRARDLDTGKIVALKKVRFDNFEPESVRFMAREILILRRLDHPNVVKLEGLITSRMSCSLYLVFEYMDHDLAGLCSSPEIKLSEPQIKCYMHQLLSGLEHCHLRGVIHRDIKGANLLVNNEGVLKIADFGLANFCRPGHKQPLTSRVVTLWYRPPELLLGSTDYEATVDLWSVGCVFAELFLRKPILQGRTEVEQLHKIFKLCGSPEDEYWKKSKLPHPTIFKPHHPYESCLPEAFKDLPASAVGLLDVFLSVEPCRRGTASTALASVYFRTMPYACDPSSLPTYPPNKEIDAKSREELCRRRVVSRGRGVEATRRPTRAQRPPQEPSMLSKVADQPEINTHGVNKNDVKQDLNRVNGEIRLFADLQPVPAINPPKEGRHVKNYSQEDYSFTGPLHVSVSSAFAWARNQKEGCAQVRSHSRSNSRSHLSGAMDPSCNLRTENAHDLKGQANGNGYEAHADSKGHEPRALAKQANLKKWTQLERPDSFDSSDMFHSQDLSEAVYMRDGASSKYSNLGYQDQVDRIEFSGPLLSQSHKVDELLEKHERHIRRVVRKSWFLRGKKPRK, encoded by the exons ATGGGCTGCGTCGCATCGAAAAAGGCGGTCTCCGTGACCCCGGCCGTGGACTCGTCGGGCGTGCTGAGGTACCACAGGCAGGGATCGGGTGCGGCCTCGGCCTCTTCCTCGCGGCGGCACCGGGCCGGGGAGGCGCGttcggagaaggaggaggaacggGATCGACGGGAGCCCGGGGACTCTGGGAAGGTGAGCGTGAAGAGCACTAGCTTGCGGAGCTTTCGGCTGGGGAGTCTCGCCAATAGTCTTCAAGGGGAGCAGGTTGCTGCCGGATGGCCGGCTTGGCTCAGCGCCGTCGCCGGCGAGGCCATTCAGGGATGGGTGCCACTCAAAGCTGACTCCTTTGAGAAATTGGAGAAG ATTGGACAAGGTACCTATAGCAGTGTATTCAGAGCGCGTGATCTTGACACAGGAAAGATTGTTGCCTTAAAGAAGGTGCGGTTTGACAATTTTGAGCCAGAGAGTGTTAGGTTTATGGCAAGAGAGATACTCATACTTCGCAGGCTTGACCATCCAAATGTTGTGAAATTGGAGGGATTGATTACTTCTCGGATGTCATGTAGTTTATATCTTGTATTTGAATATATGGATCATGATCTTGCAGGACTGTGTTCTTCTCCTGAGATCAAATTAAGTGAACCGCAG ATCAAGTGCTACATGCACCAGTTACTCTCTGGACTTGAACATTGCCATTTACGTGGTGTCATTCATCGTGACATCAAGGGTGCGAATCTTCTAGTTAATAACGAAGGAGTTCTGAAAATTGCTGATTTCGGTCTGGCAAACTTTTGCAGACCTGGACATAAGCAACCACTAACTAGCCGTGTTGTGACTCTATGGTATCGACCGCCTGAACTTCTGCTGGGTTCAACAGACTATGAAGCAACTGTCGATTTGTGGAGCGTTGGTTGTGTATTTGCTGAACTTTTTCTCAGGAAACCTATCTTGCAGGGCAGAACTGAG GTTGAACAATTACACAAAATCTTTAAGCTTTGTGGTTCCCCGGAAGATGAGTACTGGAAGAAGTCCAAGTTGCCTCATCCAACAATATTCAAACCTCATCATCCTTATGAGAGTTGCCTCCCAGAGGCATTTAAAGATTTACCAGCAAGTGCTGTTGGTTTGTTGGATGTTTTTCTGTCAGTTGAACCTTGTAGGCGTGGCACTGCCTCAACTGCTCTTGCTTCTGTG TATTTCAGAACAATGCCATATGCATGTGATCCATCAAGCTTGCCAACATACCCACCTAACAAGGAGATTGATGCAAAAAGTCGTGAGGAGCTCTGCAG GAGAAGGGTTGTCAGCAGAGGACGTGGAGTAGAAGCAACAAGAAGACCAACAAGAGCACAGAGACCTCCACAAGAACCGAGTATGCTCAGTAAAGTAGCAGATCAACCAGAG ATCAATACTCATGGAGTCAATAAAAATGATGTAAAACAAGACCTTAATAGAGTAAATGGTGAAATTAGATTGTTCGCAGATCTGCAGCCAGTGCCAGCAATTAATCCTCCAAAAGAAGGGCGGCATGTAAAGAACTACTCCCAAGAGGATTATTCTTTCACAGGGCCCTTGCATGTTTCTGTTTCTAGTGCCTTTGCATGGGCAAGAAaccagaaagaaggctgcgcaCAAGTTAGATCTCACAGCAGGTCTAACTCAAGAAGTCATCTTTCTGGTGCCATGGATCCATCTTGTAACCTGCGAACCGAAAATGCTCATGACTTGAAGGGACAAGCAAATGGAAATGGATATGAGGCCCATGCTGATTCCAAAGGACATGAGCCACGTGCATTGGCAAAACAAGCAAATTTGAAGAAGTGGACCCAGTTAGAACGACCAGATTCATTTGATTCCTCTGACATGTTCCATTCTCAAGATCTGTCAGAAGCAGTTTACATGAGAGATGGAGCGTCATCAAAATATAGCAACTTG GGCTATCAGGATCAAGTTGACAGAATTGAGTTCTCAGGGCCTTTGTTGTCTCAATCACATAAGGTTGATGAACTTTTGGAGAAGCATGAACGCCACATCCGCCGAGTAGTTCGTAAATCATGGTTCCTAAGAG GAAAGAAGCCAAGAAAGTAG